The Photobacterium sp. CCB-ST2H9 DNA segment CCCGGCAACCCCTGAAAAAGTGCCGGCCTCTAAAGCTGGTTGTCACGTGTTGCCATCACTCCTTTTTGACAACACGATTGCTTACCGGAACATGGCCTCACCAGTCTGATCGATGAACATTTTGGCTTTATTCAACATCAAAGACTTTGCATCTTCTTTACTCGCGAGTAAATCCGAACGAATAAAAGAATGCGTCTTCAATTCACCATCACATTCTTTGCAAATCCGACCCGCAATACGAAACTGACCACCTTCAGCAATTGGCTCAGGATAAATCAAATATCCCTTGTATTCTTCCGGTGTGTCTTCAACGGGCTGCGACTGAATGGGTTGCTTTCCAAAGAGTTTTGACCAAAAACCCACGAAGATACTCCTCTTCGATTGAATGCATGACACTATCATGCCATATGCTTCTGTAAAATAAACCCAACCAGATGAAAATCTGATAACAATGATGAAAATGTTCTAACTCAGAGAGATAGATGCGGTTTTACGTAAGTTTTCAGATAAGAAAAATTCAGCATAAAAAAACGCCGACCCTAGGTCGGCGCTTCAGATGTTCTCTTCAGGACATTCTAACTTAACGAATCAGACCAATGTCTTTTTGTAAGTGAACCGGAAGCTGAGAAACCTGATAGGTTTTCACAGAGTCCTGATGAGGGAATAAAACGTCCAGCGCGTGTGCAATCAATCCTTTGATATTCAGCGAATAGGCTTTTTTATCCATTGCGTCCTGAGTTGCGATGGTATTGTAGTGCATTGCCTGTGCCATGATTGCCTCTCAAAAATTTGGTTAGTTGTTGTTCTACAGGGCAAATACTAACCGCTTGATTTTTGAACTGAAAATGACATTTTTTCCCACGATAGATAAGAAAAACTAATCTGTTAACCAAAGGTTTCAAGCTCTGAAATGGTAAAAAATAAATACGCTCAGGGAGTGAATAATCTGTCGCAAAATGGTATCTATTTATGCCTATTTAGCGTATTGCACGTGATTCACCAAAGCCAAAATCACATTACATTAACAATAAAAAAGGTTTGAACATGTTAGCCCTGCTTGCGAGACACTCATCAATCTTATTAATCCTTGCAGCCTTCACAGGATTTATCTTTCCGGATATTTCTTCTGCCATATTCCCCTTCCTTCCTTATATTCTTTTCTTTCTGATGCTATTTACGTTAATTGGAATAAAACAAGGCGATCTCATCAGATTATTATTTCAAATCAGGACTTGGTTATACGCGTTTTATCATGCAGCTTTACTCTCAATCTTCACTGCCGCCACAGCGTACATGCTGGGTGCTTCAGACACCTTGATTCTTGCGATCACTGCAGTTGCAGCGACAGGTTCTTTGTTTGCCACACCAGCCATTGCCCGTTCAGTCGGATTAGATGTCATGGCAGCCATGGCCATGACAATTGCCACCACCCTGTTGATGCCAGTGGTTCTGTACATGAACCTGGTCCTGTTCCAGCAAGATAGCTTTCAACTGGATTTACTCAGTTACTTTCAGCGTCTGATGATCTTTATCTTTGGTCCGATGCTGTTATCGGCCCTGAGTCATCGCTATATCCCGAACCAGATTCTGAAACGTGCCCACAGCAAAATAGCTCAGGTGACAATTCTGCTGGTCCCTGCATTCCCGCTGGGGCTGGTTGCAGATTTCCGTGATCTTTTTGATCACTCATGGCAACAGGGGTTGATTTACTTTGGTTACGGGATGGCCATTTGCGTTGTATTTTTTGTGACAGGCTTTCTTTTATTTATGCGACGAAGCCTGCAAGACGGCCTGTTAGCAGGGATTACTTCTGCAAACCGAAATGTGCTTTTAACATTTACCGTAGCCGGATCAGCCCTTGGACCCGATTATCTGCCTCTCATTGGCGCTCTGCAATTGCCTATCTATACCATGCCGTTAGTCTTGAAATGGCTGGGGAACAGTTTATTCTCCGGATCACGGAGCCAGTCATCCGCTGCATAATCATCACGTTCTCTAACAGGCTGTGTATCATCAGCACGGCCTGAAAGCCTCTAAAACCCTTTCAGCAACACGACAATGAATCTTGAACTGGCAATGTATTCGCTCCGATAATCACTCAAGAACCTGCCAATGTCAGATCCGGTCATAGATCTGAATTATCATGTCTGCTTATTTCCCCGACGAAAAACCGTTCGCTTTTCAAGCAAATCATCCATAAATCATGTCGTTAAGATCATGAATCGCTCAGAATGTGAGACTTGTCTTGCTCTCTGGTGAGAAACTTCATTATTATCAGCAAGTATTCTCAGGGCGGGGTGAAATTCCCCACCGGCGGTAACTGTTGAAAACAGCAACTCATAACACACTGTTTTCACGGAAGCCCGCGAGCGCTTCATCGCTGTCACACTTTGGTGTGGATGAAGGTCAGCAGATCTGGTGTAACCATGCATCCTGAACGTATGGTGAGTCCAGAGCCGACGGTTATAGTCCGGATGGAAGAGGATCAGCGGGGATTTTCTCTTGCTTTTACAACAGATCAGCGAGTCTGTGACTTGCCTGATCGCGCTTTTCTGTAAAGCTATTTCAGCCTTGGCTGAAACGCTGTCTTGTTGCGCCCTGATTCTGGTAACGAAAAATCATGTTGGAGTTAATACCATGAATCAGTCTTTACTTTCCCCTTTCGGTTCCGCTTTTGAGCGGGTTGAAGCCGGTATTCAGGCCATACGGGAAGGCCGTGGTGTCCTGGTCGTCGACGATGAAGATCGTGAAAACGAAGGTGATATTATCTTTGCTGCCGACACACTCACCGCTGAGCAAATGGCACTGATGATTCGCGAATGTTCCGGTATCATTTGTCTCTGCCTGACCCAGGAACGGGTTGATCAGCTTGAATTACCGATGATGGTTAAAAATAACACCAGTGCAAACCAGACTGGTTTTACCGTCACTATTGAAGCTGCAGAAGGCGTCACCACCGGTGTCTCCGCAGCAGATCGCGTCACCACGATCAAAGCCGCTATCGCAGAAAATGCAAAACCGGGAGACTTGAACAGACCCGGCCATGTGTTTCCCCTGAAAGCCAATTCCGAAGGCGTACTGGGACGCCGGGGCCATACAGAAGCAACCATTGACCTGATGCGTCTGGCCGGACGTCAGCCATTTGGCGTACTTTGCGAGCTGACCAATCCAGACGGTACGATGGCCCGTTTACCTGAGGTCATTACCTTTGGGCAGAAGCATCAAATGCCGGTGTTAACCATCGAGGACTTGGCCGCTTACCGGCTCGCACAACTGGCGAAGCATCACGAAATTGAAGAAGTAGGTCCTGAGACTGCTTGCGCCTGATCACCGAATGAACAAAACAGAGACCGTAACGTACGGTCTCTGCTTATATCCCGCTGACTGGCATCCAGTACATCAGTGCGCTCCAGGCCACCACCCAAACACCAATCAAAAACGCATCCATCCAATCACGATTCATCACTACCCCCTGACTAACTGACTTATCAAGAAGAAGTCGACGGAATAGCCGGAGGCATTAAAAATTGATTAGAAATTCACCTTCTGCCATAAAAAAGCCTGACTCAATCGCCAGGCTGAATGAATGACGCACGAATGAATTAAGCCGCGCCTTGTTCCTGTTCGTGAGCTTCACACTCGCAAGGAATATAAGTGATGAGATCGTTCTGGGGTGCAGAGAGAACCTGTTGTTCCCGCGCATAACTTTCAAAGGCTTCTGCCATCGTGCAGTCCAGTGAAACCGGCGCCATTTCACAATCCAGCAACGCTTGATAGCCTTCTTTTCCTGTCGCGGTGTAACCGGAAGAAACTGAGGTATACACTTCATCATCCCGAAGCGGTTGCCACTGGCCATTTTTGAAGAACTCCAGCGCTTCAATTCGCTGTCCTTTCGGCTGACAACAGCGATACGTGAAACGTAAAAATGCGGTATACGGGAAACTGCCGGTTCCGGTACCTTCCACGCCATTATCCACGGCATTATCAATGGCACCTTCCAGCGCTGCCCGTATCTTGACCCCTTTCACCTGATAAACCATCAGACCAATCGCAAAAGGAAGCAGCCGGCCTGCAATATCAGCAGATGAGATCGGCCCCGGATTGAGTGACGTTCTCACCCCACCAGCATTGTGAATCCCGAAATCAACATCATATCCCGCAAGACGTCCCTGGCGAACAAAGCTTTCTACCACCAAAGGGGCAATCGCGCTGCCGCCGTGACTGTCCGGTACACGGACATGACGCAGCGTTTCAGTGATATCCGCGACATGATTCGTCTGACGCTCGCGAACAGCTGGCCGGTAATCCAGATTCAGAATATTTTCGATCACCGGATCTTTGGCGCACATACTGATGTTGGTTTGTTCTTTCAGATAGTTTTTGACCGCTTCATGACAGTCCGGGTCCAAATGCTCATTCCGGGTTGCATCCAGCGTGAACTGGCGTCCCAGCAACAGCTGATTACCGCCACTGACCTGCTCAACGGTACCATCAGCAGCAAAATCTATATGTATCTGACCCAGCGCGAGTGCGTGGCACCCTGCCTGAACAACACAAGTACCATTCACCTGAATTGCGTACTGATCCGTTTCGCCGTAACCGATATTGGTGAAATCACCCTGCATGGTATGGGTATGACCGCCGATAATGACGCCCAGACCATCAATCTGCGCTGCCAACTCCAAATCCCGTTCGTATCCCAGGTGGCTGAGCAGAACAATTTTATTGATTCCTTTGTCACGCAAAGCAGCAATCGTATTTTCTGCCACTTGTACCACTGAACGGAAAGAGGTATCCGGATCCGGATTGGCGATTTTATCCATGTTTTCGATCGTCAGACCAAAAAGCGCAACCGGCTCACCCTGCACCTCTTTGACGATATATCGTGCACAGCCAGTGATGTTGTCGTATGCATACAGATTGGACTTGTCGCGCAACGGGTTCCGCTTTGTCTGATCTTCCTGACTGAGATCCCAGTTACCGGCCATCATCGGAAAGTTCACCTGATCCAGAAAATCTGCCACCAGCGAATTGCCCATATCCAGCTCATGATTCCCCAGCGCCATGGCTTCAACCCCGACAGCATTCAGTAACCGGGCATTCGCCTGTCCTTTAAACAAAGAAAAGTACAAGGTTCCCTGGAAACAATCACCGGCGTGAACAAACATAAATTCACGCCCGTTCAGGTAAGCATATTTTCTGGCTTCTTTTACCGCCGTAGATACCCGCGCAAAACCACCGCAGCTGGCGTACACCGTTGTCTTCCCGTGGCTGGTACTTTCTGTCAGAGAATGAGGATGAATGACATGCTCAGGTAATGTCAGCAGCACCGCAGAAGGTTCAAAGTGGGAATGTGTATCGTTGATATGAGCAATGGTAATTTGAGCTTTATTGTTTTGGGTCATACAGGCTTGGTGTTCTCCATGAATGTTGCAGTCGGATATGATTGTTATCACATAATCCTTAGAATCATACAGCAAAGGTTACGAAGAAGGGGATGAATATCTCATCTGTCATGAAAATATCATCATTTACTCTGGCAGAATACACAAAAGGCAGCGGATAGGCTGCCTTTTGAATCCCGGCACAATTATTGATAATGCCCGTGGCGCTGAAGCACTTCAATCTTATAACCGTCCGGATCCAGGACAAAAAAGAAACGTGCAATTAACTGTCCGTCCCGGGAGAACTCTTTGATATCTAATGGTGCATACCCCAGTGCTTTGAATTTTTCATGCTCTGCATCCAGATCATCGACGGCGACTGCAATATGACCATAGCCACTGCCATGGGTGTATGGCTCCGCCCCTTTGTTCCAGGTCAGTTCCAGTTCCATATCGTTTTCATCATTTCTCAGGTAGACCAGACTGAAGTCATCAAAGTCCAGACGAGAAGAAATGTCTAAATCCAGTGCCTGCTTATAAAAAGCCAGCGATTTCTCCAGGTCGTGTACACGCACCATGGTGTGAATAATTTTTGCCATCAGCCAACTCCTGAATAACCGGCACTTATGCCCGTGTTTAAGTCTTGTAAATACAAAGCCATTGCCCGTGCTTTCATATCTGGCGGACTATAACAATCCGGGCAAGACATCACAAGTTGCATCATACTTTTATCATTCGTTATAAAAATCAACGGGTTCAGACAATTTTGTGACCATCTCCATGCACACATTGGCCGCGAATGCTATAGGCTTAGAAGAGAAGAAGAAAATGGCTGGTGAATTATGCATTTAAGCAGAATTGAAATTTCGGGTTTCAGAGGCATCAGACGCTTGTCTCTGACGCTAAATGAACTGACCGTGCTCATTGGTGAAAACACCTGGGGTAAATCGTCGCTGCTGGATGCGCTCAGTATTGCGCTGTCTCCTGACGGCAAATTCCATAACTTCAATTTCTCAGATTTTCACGCAGACTATTCTCTGGGCCACACCAAAGTCTCTCAACTTCAGATCATTCTCAATTGGGTGGAAGATTATCCGGGTGAGCATAAAGCCAGAAGATACAAAGCCTTTGAGCCCGTCTGGGTTAACCTCGGGAAAGAAAACAAACAGCTTTACTACCAAATCAGCAGTGAGCGTGAAGAAGACAAAGTCACCACAGAGCGCAACTTCCTGAATACAAGCGGTGACATTATCCCGTGTAAAGAGACGCAAAAGCTCGTCAAACAGCTCATGGTACTCCATCCGATTGTACGTATGAGAGACGCAAGACAGATGCGGATGGACTGGAATGAGAAGCCGGATGAAAACAATCAGGAGCTGAAAAACGATATCAATATGCGCGTTGAACGACGGCTGGATAATACCTGTCGTCGCTTGTTGACCCGGCCCGGTTATGTCAGCGGGGATGAAATCAAAAGCAGCATCCGGGCATTACGGACACTGGTAGAACATTACTTTGCATTCACACCGCACCACAAGGTTTCCCGTTCCGAGCATATTCACTTGCCCGAACATAACCAGTACTCCCCCAACCCATTGGAAATGCTTGCCCGTCCTGAAATGACCAAGCAAAACAAACTGGTTCTGATGGGGCTGATAAATGCCTATATCCGTGCCCGTGGTCCGGTTGAACTGAAACGGATCTCCCGTCCCATTATGGTACTGGAAGATCCGGAAGGTCGTCTTCATCCGATTATTCTGCACCAGGCCTGGGCATTTGTCGCAAACATGCCCATGCAGAAAATACTGACGACCAACAGTCCGGAGCTGGCTTCTGTCGTACCGCTTCACAGTATTAAAAAACTCAACCGGGAACCGGACAGAACCCGGGTCTACAGCCTGGACAAACACAGCCTGAGCCGTGATGAGCTGCGCCGGGTTGGTTTTCATGTCCGGTTACACCGTCCTGCGGCGCTCTATGCCCGCGCCTGGCTGTTGGTCGAAGGTGAAACGGAAGTCTGGCTGTTGAATGAATTCGCTTATCGTTGCGGTTATAACTTTGCTTCTGAAGGGGTGCAGGTTATCGAATTCGCCCAAAGCGGTTTAAGGCCTATCATCAAGATTGCCAAACTGATGGGCATCGAATGGCATGTAATTACCGACGGAGATGCCGCCGGGAAAAAATATGCAGAAACGGTCCGCCATATGCTGGGCAGTGAATCTGACAAACACCGGCTGACCATGCTCCCTGATCTGGATATTGAGCATTATCTGTTTAACCACGGTTACGAGCCCTTGTTCCGGAGACTGGCCCGTGTCTCTGCCGATTATCCGGCACCACCGAAGAAAATTATTCAGAAAGCCCTGAAACATCATGCGAAGCCGGATGTCGCGCTGGCCATGGTTGAATTTACAGACAGCAGTGAAATCGACCATATACCGACCCTGCTCAGATGGCTGCTGAAACGTATGGTTGCCCTGGCCCGGGCCGCAACGTCGTAACACGAAGCACCACCAGTGACGCTGTCACCCCTTTTCAAAAAACAGGGTGACAGTGCCGACATGAAATCCCCATTTACTCATCCGGGCCACATTGAACATCCGGAAATCATCCTGCAGAAACATCCAGTCATCAAAAGCGATATCGTACGTGGTGTCATCAACCGGGACCCGCAGCGTATACTGCCAGTTCAGAGCATTTCCCTGTACTTCCCCGGTTGCTTCCCCGACAACATCACCGGCTGTACCGGTCAGCCGCCCATTAGCGTGACGGGTAATCGTCCAGATCCGTTGCTGCTTTTCACCATCATCGAAGACAAAATGTTCTTTCAGCGTCAGCACATTGCCCTGAATCGTTCCGGTAATATCCACCGAAAACCGGCGGGTTTGCTTCCCCGAGCGATCCTGGAGCATTCCCCAAGCCTTCACATTGCCCTCAAAATAATGGAACAGATCCAGCTTCGGACGTTGATACTGATGTTCTTCCACTGACGTCGAACAACCACTGAGTACCGATATCCCAAGCCATATCAAAATGAACAAAGCCGGTAATCTGATCATACGTTGCATACTGATTCTCCTGCCAATAAGTGAAAGCTGAACGATGTTTCGCTATGCCTGACCAATCAGCTGCTTTCTGAGTTCAGGGTATTCTGTATCGGGTGAGAGCCAGATATTCAGGAATGCTTTCGCCATTTCCTGATCACGGACCTCTCCAATCACCCGATTGTCCTGATAAAAAGTGCCGCCGGCAGGATGGACCACGAAAATCAACCGATCCCCCTGACGCACATCCGGCCAGATATCAGCCAGAACCCTCAGCCAACGCTGCCGCTTCATTGCAGGGAAACCCAACTTTTGCCATTGCTCATCCGTTGCTTCCAGCAAGTCGTCTTTGGGTATATTCCGCCGATACTTGATCACCAGCGCTAAAGATGACACCTGGTCCGGTTTATATTGCCCGGAAGGTGAGCGGAGCTGAGAATCGTATATGACCCAGGGTCCCCATTTTAAAGTGGCTTCACCAACGGTCGGCCACATCTGCCAGGGGCCCGTCGCCAGCGCTGACAGCGGGGTCAGAAGCATGAGTAAACCCAGCTCGGAACGTTTCAACAGACGCATGACACTTCTCCTCTATCGAAGTCGCCAAATCCATACCAGCGCAGTGAAAGCCAGCCAGCAACCGCTGACAATCAAAAAGGTAACTTTTGTCCCCAGCGGCCAAACAATGGCACCCAGTTTTAGGCCTGCCAGATAGCTGCTTGCGCCGCCCAGGCTTCCTGCGAATAACAAGATCACAACTGAATAGCGTCTTAAGTTGCGATGAATGAACCAGAGGAAACTGGTAAACCCCAACCACAACGCTGCCAGCCAGAGCGGGATCAAGCCGCCCTCAAACTGATAAATTCCCAACCAGAGCAGGAGGCTGTCCATTGCACAACCCAGCATGGCTACAGGCAAAACAAAGAACAGCGACTGCGGATAACGTCCCCAGCAAGTCAGCAATGACAACCCAAGCAGCCACAGCCAATCATTCTGGCCCACGACGGCCACGACCCAGAACAGGTTGAATACCAGTCCGGAGACAATCAGCGCTTTTGTCGAACGCGCTGTGTTTTCCCGCAACTGAAGTGCGTTCATGCTCCCCATCTCGGCCTGCTGGCAAGTACCTGAACCGTACTGATCGTCTGCTCTCTGAACCCGCCTTCGCAGTAACACAGGTAATAACGCCACATCCGGAT contains these protein-coding regions:
- a CDS encoding HlyU family transcriptional regulator — encoded protein: MGFWSKLFGKQPIQSQPVEDTPEEYKGYLIYPEPIAEGGQFRIAGRICKECDGELKTHSFIRSDLLASKEDAKSLMLNKAKMFIDQTGEAMFR
- the ribB gene encoding 3,4-dihydroxy-2-butanone-4-phosphate synthase, which translates into the protein MNQSLLSPFGSAFERVEAGIQAIREGRGVLVVDDEDRENEGDIIFAADTLTAEQMALMIRECSGIICLCLTQERVDQLELPMMVKNNTSANQTGFTVTIEAAEGVTTGVSAADRVTTIKAAIAENAKPGDLNRPGHVFPLKANSEGVLGRRGHTEATIDLMRLAGRQPFGVLCELTNPDGTMARLPEVITFGQKHQMPVLTIEDLAAYRLAQLAKHHEIEEVGPETACA
- a CDS encoding bifunctional UDP-sugar hydrolase/5'-nucleotidase; the encoded protein is MTQNNKAQITIAHINDTHSHFEPSAVLLTLPEHVIHPHSLTESTSHGKTTVYASCGGFARVSTAVKEARKYAYLNGREFMFVHAGDCFQGTLYFSLFKGQANARLLNAVGVEAMALGNHELDMGNSLVADFLDQVNFPMMAGNWDLSQEDQTKRNPLRDKSNLYAYDNITGCARYIVKEVQGEPVALFGLTIENMDKIANPDPDTSFRSVVQVAENTIAALRDKGINKIVLLSHLGYERDLELAAQIDGLGVIIGGHTHTMQGDFTNIGYGETDQYAIQVNGTCVVQAGCHALALGQIHIDFAADGTVEQVSGGNQLLLGRQFTLDATRNEHLDPDCHEAVKNYLKEQTNISMCAKDPVIENILNLDYRPAVRERQTNHVADITETLRHVRVPDSHGGSAIAPLVVESFVRQGRLAGYDVDFGIHNAGGVRTSLNPGPISSADIAGRLLPFAIGLMVYQVKGVKIRAALEGAIDNAVDNGVEGTGTGSFPYTAFLRFTYRCCQPKGQRIEALEFFKNGQWQPLRDDEVYTSVSSGYTATGKEGYQALLDCEMAPVSLDCTMAEAFESYAREQQVLSAPQNDLITYIPCECEAHEQEQGAA
- a CDS encoding VOC family protein; amino-acid sequence: MAKIIHTMVRVHDLEKSLAFYKQALDLDISSRLDFDDFSLVYLRNDENDMELELTWNKGAEPYTHGSGYGHIAVAVDDLDAEHEKFKALGYAPLDIKEFSRDGQLIARFFFVLDPDGYKIEVLQRHGHYQ
- a CDS encoding DUF2813 domain-containing protein, which produces MHLSRIEISGFRGIRRLSLTLNELTVLIGENTWGKSSLLDALSIALSPDGKFHNFNFSDFHADYSLGHTKVSQLQIILNWVEDYPGEHKARRYKAFEPVWVNLGKENKQLYYQISSEREEDKVTTERNFLNTSGDIIPCKETQKLVKQLMVLHPIVRMRDARQMRMDWNEKPDENNQELKNDINMRVERRLDNTCRRLLTRPGYVSGDEIKSSIRALRTLVEHYFAFTPHHKVSRSEHIHLPEHNQYSPNPLEMLARPEMTKQNKLVLMGLINAYIRARGPVELKRISRPIMVLEDPEGRLHPIILHQAWAFVANMPMQKILTTNSPELASVVPLHSIKKLNREPDRTRVYSLDKHSLSRDELRRVGFHVRLHRPAALYARAWLLVEGETEVWLLNEFAYRCGYNFASEGVQVIEFAQSGLRPIIKIAKLMGIEWHVITDGDAAGKKYAETVRHMLGSESDKHRLTMLPDLDIEHYLFNHGYEPLFRRLARVSADYPAPPKKIIQKALKHHAKPDVALAMVEFTDSSEIDHIPTLLRWLLKRMVALARAATS
- a CDS encoding DUF3833 domain-containing protein; the protein is MQRMIRLPALFILIWLGISVLSGCSTSVEEHQYQRPKLDLFHYFEGNVKAWGMLQDRSGKQTRRFSVDITGTIQGNVLTLKEHFVFDDGEKQQRIWTITRHANGRLTGTAGDVVGEATGEVQGNALNWQYTLRVPVDDTTYDIAFDDWMFLQDDFRMFNVARMSKWGFHVGTVTLFFEKG
- a CDS encoding chalcone isomerase family protein — protein: MRLLKRSELGLLMLLTPLSALATGPWQMWPTVGEATLKWGPWVIYDSQLRSPSGQYKPDQVSSLALVIKYRRNIPKDDLLEATDEQWQKLGFPAMKRQRWLRVLADIWPDVRQGDRLIFVVHPAGGTFYQDNRVIGEVRDQEMAKAFLNIWLSPDTEYPELRKQLIGQA
- a CDS encoding DUF2878 domain-containing protein; this encodes MNALQLRENTARSTKALIVSGLVFNLFWVVAVVGQNDWLWLLGLSLLTCWGRYPQSLFFVLPVAMLGCAMDSLLLWLGIYQFEGGLIPLWLAALWLGFTSFLWFIHRNLRRYSVVILLFAGSLGGASSYLAGLKLGAIVWPLGTKVTFLIVSGCWLAFTALVWIWRLR